Proteins from a single region of Xenopus laevis strain J_2021 chromosome 9_10S, Xenopus_laevis_v10.1, whole genome shotgun sequence:
- the ccnf.S gene encoding cyclin-F-like isoform X2: protein MKEGGLHCRCSKCFAAPPRRRVKRRPRVLTLLSLPDDVLLYVLECLPAVDILSMREVHPHLRSLVDSHSSVWARASFQDIWPSPENLNLFERAAECGNFEACVKLAIAYLYNEGLSVSDDGRAEVNGLKASHFFSLTERLNAGADPFVWLFIRPPWSSSGSCCKAVVFDSLKEECGTVTSGEGPTGVLKGSIQYCLAKVLSLFEDDDKKKEALEMLKSSASNGCLHSSYLLWKTKPMTDLSDPGRYLQSFRQLRDYAARGCWDAQISLAKACGHKNHVNQEQRAAGELVNQVFQSSLPVNKTSIFTTQKGMNDTMRYILIDWLVEVATMKDFSSLCLHMTVGLVDRYLKLRSVPRAKLQLVGIACMVICTRFISKEILTIREAVWLTDNTYKYEDLVRMMGEIISALEGKIRIPTVVDYKDVLSHLIPLDRSTLHLCSYISELSLLYTELSMYSPAHLAAGALLLARILHKQARPWPAQLALTTGFTLEHLTPCVVLLHKKCFHDDAPKDYRQVSLTAVKQRFQDDLYDQISNEKVMDHTHLCELLGVPCQDSESPASCLNAAAAADFHQFLCSPSGNKTKRRKEESIQEDRGSFVTTPTAELSNQEEDLLGDFLDWSLETSCSGYEGDRESEGEREGEVTAPSGVLDLSLLITEQPQCPDSTSDDDSLVTLHPIPLLFKAENGTHSREGCADKSSGYSSVSSGGSPTSSSPPGLPFTPTPGLNHSKLVAIPFPQPCSPLFKASRRQVKRKNQAQHSEDNLSDEL from the exons ATGAAGGAAGGGG GACTGCATTGCCGCTGCTCCAAATGCTTTGCTGCTCCTCCGAGACGACGAGTAAAGAGGCGACCCCGTGTGCTGACCTTGCTCAGTCTGCCGGATGATGTTCTCCTCTATGTGCTGGAATGTCTTCCTGCTGTGGACATCCTATCCATGCGAGAG GTGCATCCACATTTGAGGTCCCTGGTGGATTCTCACAGTAGTGTTTGGGCTCGCGCCTCTTTCCAAGACATCTGGCCTTCtcctgaaaacttgaatcttttTGAAAG GGCAGCTGAATGTGGTAACTTTGAAGCATGTGTGAAGCTAGCGATCGCTTACTTGTACAACGAAGGCC TGTCTGTGTCAGACGATGGCCGGGCGGAGGTTAACGGACTGAAGGCCTCTCATTTCTTCAGCCTGACTGAGCGCCTAAACGCTGGAGCAGACCCCTTTGTGTGGCTTTTCATCCGCCCCCCATGGTCCTCATCTGGAAGCTGCTGCAAGGCTGTTGTATTTGACAGCCTTAAAGAGGAGTGCGGGACAGTTACAAGCGGAGAGGGGCCAACAGGG GTTCTCAAAGGATCAATTCAGTATTGTTTGGCAAAAGTTCTGAGCCTATTTGAG GATGATGACAAGAAGAAAGAAGCTTTGGAGATGCTCAAATCTTCTGCGTCTAATGGGTGTTTGCACAGTTCTTACCTACTCTGGAAAACCAAACCGATGACCGAT tTATCAGACCCTGGCCGATACCTCCAGAGCTTTAGGCAGCTACGGGATTATGCAGCAAGGGGCTGCTGGGATGCACAG ATTTCATTGGCGAAGGCTTGTGGTCACAAGAATCATGTAAACCAGGAGCAACGAGCAGCTGGTGAACTGGTAAACCAAGTGTTCCAGTCCTCTCTGCCTGTCAACAAAACCAGCATATTTACCACTCAGAAGGGCATGAATGACACTATGCG GTACATCTTAATAGACTGGCTGGTAGAGGTTGCCACTATGAAAGATTTCTCCAGTCTTTGTTTACACATGACCGTGGGTTTAGTGGACCGGTACTTAAAGCTGCGCAGCGTTCCACGGGCCAAACTCCAGCTGGTGGGAATTGCCTGTATGGTCATTTGCACACG CTTTATTAGCAAAGAAATTCTGACCATACGGGAAGCTGTGTGGCTGactgataacacctataagtaTGAGGACCTGGTTCGGATGATGGGAGAGATCATCTCTGCACTGGAGGGCAAAATTAGG atACCCACTGTGGTAGACTATAAAGATGTCCTGTCTCACCTCATCCCTCTGGACAGGAGCACACTGCATCTATGCAGCTATATTTCAGAGCTGTCCCTACTGTATACAGAGCTGTCTATGTATTCACCGGCTCATCTAGCTGCTGGTGCACTGCTGCTCGCTAGGATACTGCACAAACAAG CACGTCCATGGCCTGCCCAACTTGCATTGACAACCGGCTTCACTCTGGAACACCTAACGCCATGCGTCGTACTCCTGCACAAGAAATG CTTTCATGATGATGCACCCAAAGATTACCGGCAGGTGTCCCTGACGGCTGTGAAACAACGCTTCCAGGATGATCTTTATGATCAGATCAGTAATGAGAAG GTGATGGATCACACTCATCTGTGTGAACTGCTTGGAGTTCCGTGCCAAGATTCCGAGTCTCCTGCGTCTTGTCtgaatgctgctgctgctgccgacTTCCATCAATTCCTGTGCTCTCCTTCTGGGAACAAAACAAAGAG GCGTAAGGAGGAAAGCATACAAGAGGACAGAGGAAGCTTTGTCACCACTCCTACTGCTGAACTCTCCAATCAAGAGGAGGATTTGCTTGGTGACTTCCTAGACTGGAGCCTTGAAACCTCCTGTTCTGGTTATGAAGGAGATCGGGAAAGTGAAGGCGAGCGGGAAGGAGAAG taacaGCGCCCAGTGGGGTCCTGGATCTTTCGCTTTTAATCACGGAACAGCCACAATGTCCGGATTCCACCAGTGATGACGACTCTCTTGTTACCCTCCACCCAATCCCGTTGCTGTTTAAGGCAGAAAATGGAACCCACTCCAGAGAAGGGTGTGCAGACAAAAGCTCTGGTTATTCCTCAGTAAGCAGTGGAGGCAGCCCAACATCTTCATCTCCTCCAGGCCTCCCATTCACTCCAACCCCAGGACTAAATCACAGCAAACTGGTCGCTATTCCCTTTCCCCAGCCATGCTCCCCTCTCTTCAAGGCAAGCCGCAGACAAGTGAAGAGGAAAAACCAAGCCCAGCACAGTGAGGATAACCTCTCTGATGAACTCTAA
- the ccnf.S gene encoding cyclin-F-like isoform X1 — MKEGGLHCRCSKCFAAPPRRRVKRRPRVLTLLSLPDDVLLYVLECLPAVDILSMREVHPHLRSLVDSHSSVWARASFQDIWPSPENLNLFERAAECGNFEACVKLAIAYLYNEGLSVSDDGRAEVNGLKASHFFSLTERLNAGADPFVWLFIRPPWSSSGSCCKAVVFDSLKEECGTVTSGEGPTGVLKGSIQYCLAKVLSLFEDDDKKKEALEMLKSSASNGCLHSSYLLWKTKPMTDLSDPGRYLQSFRQLRDYAARGCWDAQISLAKACGHKNHVNQEQRAAGELVNQVFQSSLPVNKTSIFTTQKGMNDTMRYILIDWLVEVATMKDFSSLCLHMTVGLVDRYLKLRSVPRAKLQLVGIACMVICTRFISKEILTIREAVWLTDNTYKYEDLVRMMGEIISALEGKIRIPTVVDYKDVLSHLIPLDRSTLHLCSYISELSLLYTELSMYSPAHLAAGALLLARILHKQARPWPAQLALTTGFTLEHLTPCVVLLHKKCFHDDAPKDYRQVSLTAVKQRFQDDLYDQISNEKQVMDHTHLCELLGVPCQDSESPASCLNAAAAADFHQFLCSPSGNKTKRRKEESIQEDRGSFVTTPTAELSNQEEDLLGDFLDWSLETSCSGYEGDRESEGEREGEVTAPSGVLDLSLLITEQPQCPDSTSDDDSLVTLHPIPLLFKAENGTHSREGCADKSSGYSSVSSGGSPTSSSPPGLPFTPTPGLNHSKLVAIPFPQPCSPLFKASRRQVKRKNQAQHSEDNLSDEL, encoded by the exons ATGAAGGAAGGGG GACTGCATTGCCGCTGCTCCAAATGCTTTGCTGCTCCTCCGAGACGACGAGTAAAGAGGCGACCCCGTGTGCTGACCTTGCTCAGTCTGCCGGATGATGTTCTCCTCTATGTGCTGGAATGTCTTCCTGCTGTGGACATCCTATCCATGCGAGAG GTGCATCCACATTTGAGGTCCCTGGTGGATTCTCACAGTAGTGTTTGGGCTCGCGCCTCTTTCCAAGACATCTGGCCTTCtcctgaaaacttgaatcttttTGAAAG GGCAGCTGAATGTGGTAACTTTGAAGCATGTGTGAAGCTAGCGATCGCTTACTTGTACAACGAAGGCC TGTCTGTGTCAGACGATGGCCGGGCGGAGGTTAACGGACTGAAGGCCTCTCATTTCTTCAGCCTGACTGAGCGCCTAAACGCTGGAGCAGACCCCTTTGTGTGGCTTTTCATCCGCCCCCCATGGTCCTCATCTGGAAGCTGCTGCAAGGCTGTTGTATTTGACAGCCTTAAAGAGGAGTGCGGGACAGTTACAAGCGGAGAGGGGCCAACAGGG GTTCTCAAAGGATCAATTCAGTATTGTTTGGCAAAAGTTCTGAGCCTATTTGAG GATGATGACAAGAAGAAAGAAGCTTTGGAGATGCTCAAATCTTCTGCGTCTAATGGGTGTTTGCACAGTTCTTACCTACTCTGGAAAACCAAACCGATGACCGAT tTATCAGACCCTGGCCGATACCTCCAGAGCTTTAGGCAGCTACGGGATTATGCAGCAAGGGGCTGCTGGGATGCACAG ATTTCATTGGCGAAGGCTTGTGGTCACAAGAATCATGTAAACCAGGAGCAACGAGCAGCTGGTGAACTGGTAAACCAAGTGTTCCAGTCCTCTCTGCCTGTCAACAAAACCAGCATATTTACCACTCAGAAGGGCATGAATGACACTATGCG GTACATCTTAATAGACTGGCTGGTAGAGGTTGCCACTATGAAAGATTTCTCCAGTCTTTGTTTACACATGACCGTGGGTTTAGTGGACCGGTACTTAAAGCTGCGCAGCGTTCCACGGGCCAAACTCCAGCTGGTGGGAATTGCCTGTATGGTCATTTGCACACG CTTTATTAGCAAAGAAATTCTGACCATACGGGAAGCTGTGTGGCTGactgataacacctataagtaTGAGGACCTGGTTCGGATGATGGGAGAGATCATCTCTGCACTGGAGGGCAAAATTAGG atACCCACTGTGGTAGACTATAAAGATGTCCTGTCTCACCTCATCCCTCTGGACAGGAGCACACTGCATCTATGCAGCTATATTTCAGAGCTGTCCCTACTGTATACAGAGCTGTCTATGTATTCACCGGCTCATCTAGCTGCTGGTGCACTGCTGCTCGCTAGGATACTGCACAAACAAG CACGTCCATGGCCTGCCCAACTTGCATTGACAACCGGCTTCACTCTGGAACACCTAACGCCATGCGTCGTACTCCTGCACAAGAAATG CTTTCATGATGATGCACCCAAAGATTACCGGCAGGTGTCCCTGACGGCTGTGAAACAACGCTTCCAGGATGATCTTTATGATCAGATCAGTAATGAGAAG CAGGTGATGGATCACACTCATCTGTGTGAACTGCTTGGAGTTCCGTGCCAAGATTCCGAGTCTCCTGCGTCTTGTCtgaatgctgctgctgctgccgacTTCCATCAATTCCTGTGCTCTCCTTCTGGGAACAAAACAAAGAG GCGTAAGGAGGAAAGCATACAAGAGGACAGAGGAAGCTTTGTCACCACTCCTACTGCTGAACTCTCCAATCAAGAGGAGGATTTGCTTGGTGACTTCCTAGACTGGAGCCTTGAAACCTCCTGTTCTGGTTATGAAGGAGATCGGGAAAGTGAAGGCGAGCGGGAAGGAGAAG taacaGCGCCCAGTGGGGTCCTGGATCTTTCGCTTTTAATCACGGAACAGCCACAATGTCCGGATTCCACCAGTGATGACGACTCTCTTGTTACCCTCCACCCAATCCCGTTGCTGTTTAAGGCAGAAAATGGAACCCACTCCAGAGAAGGGTGTGCAGACAAAAGCTCTGGTTATTCCTCAGTAAGCAGTGGAGGCAGCCCAACATCTTCATCTCCTCCAGGCCTCCCATTCACTCCAACCCCAGGACTAAATCACAGCAAACTGGTCGCTATTCCCTTTCCCCAGCCATGCTCCCCTCTCTTCAAGGCAAGCCGCAGACAAGTGAAGAGGAAAAACCAAGCCCAGCACAGTGAGGATAACCTCTCTGATGAACTCTAA